The proteins below are encoded in one region of Neoasaia chiangmaiensis:
- a CDS encoding M20/M25/M40 family metallo-hydrolase, with protein MTESLNQVLAQADRAMPESLERLFALLRIPSISAQPRHAQDCRDAAEWLSDELASLGFAARVAETPGHPMVVAHDDSAPHGPHVLFYGHYDVQPTDPAALWHSDPFRPAIVKEADGREVIVARGASDDKGQLMTFIEACRAWKRVHGALPLKVSIIVEGEEESGGANLLPFLKAHADELKADVAMICDTGMPNRTTPAITTGLRGLVGEEVTIDCATHDLHSGMYGNAARNPIELLCGILGKVRDAEGRVTLPGFYDGVTDAPAAVRAQWKTLFPDDAETLAPVGLSVAAGERGYTAVEQIWSRPTFEINGISGGYEDDGFKTVLPARAMAKVSFRLVPGQDPARVREAFRHYVRESLPADARVTFASHGASSGFAVPQDGPYLKPALAALSDEWNVPAVSIGSGGSIPVVAELKEALGVDSLLIGFAQSDDRIHSPNEQYGLDSFHKGVRSWVRVLDRLATAR; from the coding sequence ATGACTGAATCTCTCAACCAGGTTCTGGCGCAGGCGGACCGGGCGATGCCCGAGAGCCTGGAACGCCTTTTCGCGCTGTTGCGCATTCCCAGCATCTCCGCCCAGCCGCGGCATGCGCAGGACTGTCGCGATGCCGCCGAGTGGTTGAGCGATGAACTGGCGTCGCTGGGGTTTGCCGCGCGGGTGGCGGAAACGCCGGGCCATCCGATGGTGGTCGCGCATGACGACAGCGCGCCGCATGGGCCGCATGTGCTGTTCTACGGTCATTACGACGTGCAGCCGACCGATCCGGCCGCGCTCTGGCATAGCGATCCGTTCAGGCCGGCCATCGTCAAGGAAGCGGACGGGCGCGAGGTGATCGTCGCGCGCGGGGCGTCGGACGACAAGGGCCAGCTCATGACGTTCATCGAGGCCTGCCGTGCGTGGAAGCGCGTGCATGGCGCGCTGCCGCTGAAGGTCTCGATCATCGTCGAGGGCGAGGAGGAAAGCGGCGGGGCGAATCTGCTGCCGTTCCTCAAGGCGCATGCCGATGAGCTGAAGGCGGATGTGGCGATGATCTGCGACACCGGCATGCCCAACCGCACGACACCGGCCATCACCACCGGCCTGCGCGGTCTGGTGGGTGAGGAAGTGACGATCGACTGTGCGACGCACGACCTGCATTCGGGCATGTATGGCAACGCGGCGCGCAACCCGATCGAATTGCTGTGCGGCATTCTGGGCAAGGTCCGCGATGCGGAAGGGCGCGTCACGCTGCCGGGTTTCTATGACGGTGTGACGGATGCGCCGGCCGCGGTGCGGGCGCAGTGGAAGACGCTGTTTCCCGACGATGCCGAGACGCTGGCGCCTGTCGGGCTGTCGGTCGCGGCAGGCGAGCGGGGGTATACGGCGGTCGAGCAGATCTGGAGCCGCCCGACCTTCGAGATCAACGGGATTTCCGGTGGTTACGAGGATGATGGCTTCAAGACCGTGCTGCCGGCCAGGGCGATGGCGAAGGTGTCGTTCCGTCTGGTGCCGGGGCAGGATCCGGCCCGGGTGCGGGAGGCTTTCCGGCATTATGTGCGCGAAAGCCTGCCCGCCGATGCCAGGGTGACGTTTGCATCGCATGGTGCGTCATCCGGCTTCGCGGTGCCGCAGGACGGGCCTTATCTCAAGCCTGCCCTGGCGGCGTTGAGCGATGAGTGGAACGTGCCGGCGGTGTCCATCGGTTCCGGCGGGTCGATTCCGGTGGTGGCGGAGCTGAAAGAGGCGCTGGGTGTGGACTCGCTGTTGATCGGCTTCGCGCAGTCCGACGACCGCATCCATTCACCGAATGAACAATATGGTCTCGACTCGTTCCATAAGGGCGTCCGGTCCTGGGTGCGGGTGCTGGATCGTCTCGCCACGGCACGCTGA